Proteins encoded together in one Apis cerana isolate GH-2021 linkage group LG4, AcerK_1.0, whole genome shotgun sequence window:
- the LOC108000801 gene encoding probable WRKY transcription factor protein 1 isoform X3: MNGEANTSIMIELNNAIKSIVEATESDPVFEKFLEEIIGPHMETDTSPDEDTETKSKTKIFNELQEKQSEMISNNNNSLESIILDAKSSTELNVADIPLKHRLRSSFKQQSARNEDEQCDQEKEYGILEDQNAAAISSIINANIINKKSINDKKIVDTTKEIICLLDNNSEKELPIFEIPLDKDTEKIEKLITTDIQKDDTVDHIVIQNNDMESKMKKSSVKRLRLTKLKQQKSESNINNYTAEQDVMIMPTLIMCSKEEISNILSTNSYPPTRSITSNTNSRFIPIIPKEPMTNKMGKDFVETLYLRAVNVAQRVTSPHTHTLFNTSNDLKNLISCTITMTTTTTTMTTTMTTATTTTTTTTTTTTTTKVTMTSTTTTMTTSMQICQKEDNNKINSNKEITRSIDNINNSVNNSIISPILLNNAKPIAGELITLYGNETSTKTLLDSSNMPTINVEDNVNLSGSGLSPYIKFNCNKSNQNQNLSDIDLTPIIQNSKVVVPLKTNNIVNDRHLSASKSIDCDIINKRTPKSLLRSRSKNYRLSLSTPRRRNSHIRALDFNTPIKTTNISDKMINENNNTHFSSGSTKIVTSVCRNSLFKSPPVTNTAISTHKIKTPLKLCRPCKLPIASKSPIPKLMGDWEKYNGLGIIIGDVSSHSSINVSSENKVIKTQSKSLKLTKDTWDADLRKALHIAVDEDNQKTKISTSDKKTNRSKITKSNVVISSTKKNKLRSKNKNTVPEENKKNVQNARNKCIVGKWNATESTITKSIDCNESKTDKDFLATHINHNLTVNNFSNIKKDDVNVQICTINKDKAIIEQKNIDHQLSLTKNNYSYDNATTNDNLLFEKKNVKKYAQLKTLQTNLNKCSRNAKKSHLEKDTISMDTTECSEFTKTSVDITQQLLQVPNLIDHETPRKLNNSSDVPPTPRLLSPSSNTTPFIKSSEDTGKMCSFINTPEFPTTPCIALTPKISDETTIDNIKKETFNSCSPYYKPTSELNEREKLSKFTNSTQKPIVESSQCTKQCIPHNIISSTNTYQTCLSAKLEITQFEVIKENLPKEEAIKELKISANSRDSTYYTKSDSVEDNVNKDNMNKNIHEKKGNIDNEKYLSNSENSNDSNASTSSSSSSSSTSSSSSSSSSPSSSSSSSSSSSSSSSSSSSTSVFSPSSTLTNLKTKSVEKSPNKKCKKISNQNCINTNYDSTRKITHVSETISEKMACSTISENNSLQLQINPTDMLHAEETIIALRKCESSPSKVFSMLKNEKDYKSNMKETPAKNETLLNEIDISETPNSSKTGIENLTNLSSKISALITSGDRQILKSNQNLCIENSTTKKLKQKPNIVDIQHLRSSLVSFKPTKSIKHSSMLQKRQKSLTINEKLVVQLEAKRQRMIAKFREIPKTNLSKEKNQQGRIIFKGKNNTSFKKKSNQYKYIQKNENKFNEKKKKKKKKKKIEESHNINNGNINTNNNNDNKYSNSNDYDLGINNNNINNGKTNNDIINDNNDKNAKLKQFSTNNSKSEIYNSENSKQKDIIDYNVQNNEMIFEITNHVPTETKDDPKNIIKIAVENNKIENQIINNSKVIETIETKETIKLDATKNLEPKHIQDRISTEVEKCENKKYDIVTLNENKFNDIKNEHSSNEEDTRELKGYLKNVKNNEKQKIILLKSKVDQIKRDLFSDEEEVLKKEETNFSTNQKDNIPTEVLDTIKNTDIENNDSENPKSLSCVLQCLQLVPTCKHDCKIESQCTKYNRKMDLNVTIPNSVEYHFLHDEVTSFKKRRRRYSNHELELQINIVLNDQNYDENVKVMTATDYEEIFNLPPKSRKRLGNRKSPIKHENSCETSNKISIDTLTMKNVHAKPLATSSPLEKPFTSTIKKSTIKTATMNEKNIEVQHNNKKRLKIDKIREDNKSNIIAKISKRKISELKESKQTEKRQCTTDPQTLLNNLDVDKFLTSVHGPA, encoded by the exons ATGAATGGTGAAGCAAATACTTCTATTATGATAGAATTGAATAATGCAATTAAATCAATAGTAGAAGCAACAGAGTCTGATCCCGTATTTGAAAAGTTTCTCGAAGAAATTATTGGACCACATATGGAAACTGATACAAGTCCTGATGAAGATACCGAAACtaaatcaaaaacaaaaatttttaatgaattacaagaaaaacaaagtgaaatgatttcaaataacaataattcattagaatctataatattagatGCTAAATCATCCACTGAATTAAATGTAGCAGATATTCCATTAAAACACAGACTTCGTAGTTCTTTTAAACAACAAAGTGCTCGAAACGAAGATGAACAATGTGATCAGGAAAAAGAATATGGTATATTGGAAGATCAAAATGCTGCTGCAATATCaagtataataaatgcaaatattattaacaaaaaatcaataaatgataagaaaattgtggatacaacaaaagaaattatatgtttGTTAGATAATAATAGTGAAAAAGAATTGCCAATATTTGAAATCCCACTTGATAAAGAtacagaaaaaattgaaaaattaataactactGATATTCAAAAAGATGATACTGTTGATCATattgttattcaaaataatgatatggaatcaaagatgaaaaaatcatCGGTAAAGCGACTGCGTCTTACAAAACTTAAACAACAAAAATCGGAAAGTAACATAAACAATTATACAGCTGAACAAGATGTAATGATAATGCCAACGTTAATAATGTGttctaaagaagaaataagtaatatattgtCGACAAATTCTTATCCACCTACTCGTTCTATAACATCTAATACAAATTCACGATTCATTCCTATTATTCCCAAAGAACCCATGACTAATAAAATGGGTAAAGATTTCGTAGAAACATTGTATTTAAGAGCCGTAAATGTTGCTCAAAGAGTAACATCACCACATACGCACACACTTTTTAATACAtcaaacgatttaaaaaatttaatttcttgtaCGATAACAATGACAACTACAAcaacgacgatgacgacgacgatgacgacggcaacgacgacgacaacAACAACGACAACGACAACGACCACAACAAAGGTGACAATGACAtcgacaacaacaacaatgacAACATCGATGCAAATATGtcaaaaagaagataataacaaaataaatagcaataaagaaataaccCGATccatagataatattaataattctgtaaataattcaattataagtcctatattattaaataatgccAAACCAATTGCTGgagaattaataacattatatggTAATGAAACTAGTACAAAAACATTACTAGATAGTTCAAATATGCCTACAATTAATGTAGAagataatgttaatttatcaGGTTCTGGATTATCtccgtatattaaatttaattgtaataagagtaatcaaaatcaaaacttATCAGATATTGATCTAACAcctattattcaaaattcaaaagttgTTGTTCCTTTAAAGacgaataatattgttaatgatCGACATCTTTCAGCTTCCAAAAGTATTGATTGcgatatcattaataaacGCACTCCAAAGTCGTTATTAAGAAGtagatcgaaaaattatagattaagtTTATCAACACCTAGAAGGAGGAATAGTCATATAAGAGCTCTCGATTTTAATACGCCTATAAAAACAACAAACATATCCGATAAAAtgatcaatgaaaataataatacacattTTTCATCAGGATCCACAAAAATCGTTACATCTGTATGTAgaaattctctttttaaatctcCACCAGTTACTAATACCGCTATATCTacgcataaaattaaaactccgTTAAAACTTTGTCGGCCTTGCAAACTTCCAATAGCATCAAAAAGCCCAATACCAAAACTTATGGGTGATTGGGAAAAGTATAACGGACTTGGAATAATTATAGGCGATGTTTCTTCGCATTCAAGCATCAATGTTTCTTCTGAAAACAAAGTTATAAAAACTCAATCTAAATCGTTGAAACTTACAAAAGATACATGGGATGCAGATTTGCGAAAAGCTTTACACATTGCCGTTGATGAAGAtaatcaaaaaacaaaaatatctacTAGCgacaaaaaaacaaatcgttcaaaaattactaaatCAAATGTTGTTATCTCATcaacgaagaagaataaattacgatcgaaaaataaaaatactgtaccagaagaaaataaaaagaatgtgCAAAATGCAAGGAATAAATGTATTGTAGGAAAATGGAATGCAACAGAATCTACAATCACGAAAAGCATAGATTGCAATGAATCTAAAACAGATAAAGATTTCTTAGCCActcatattaatcataatttgacagtaaataatttttctaatataaaaaaagacgaTGTTAATGTACAAAtttgtacaataaataaagataaagcgATTATTGAACAAAAGAATATCGATCATCAATTGTCTCtaacaaagaataattattcatatgatAATGCAAcaacaaatgataatttattatttgaaaaaaaaaatgtaaaaaaatatgctcAATTAAAAACGTTACAaactaatttgaataaatgtaGTCGAAATGCTAAAAAATCACATTTAGAAAAAGATACAATTTCCATGGATACTACAGAATGTTCAGAATTTACAAAAACTTCTGTAGATATCACACAACAATTATTACAAGTACCTAATTTAATCGATCACGAAACaccgagaaaattaaataattcttctgaTGTTCCACCAACACCAAGATTGCTCAGTCCAAGCAGTAATACAACACCGTTTATCAAATCTAGCGAAGATACTGGTAAGATGTGTAGTTTCATAAATACACCAGAATTTCCAACTACACCTTGTATTGCACTAACTCCAAAAATTTCTGATGAAACAACTAtagacaatataaaaaaagaaacatttaattCTTGTTCTCCATATTATAAACCTACTTCTGAGCTAAATGAGCgtgaaaaattgtcaaaatttacTAATAGTACACAAAAACCAATTGTAGAATCATCACAATGTACAAAACAGTGCATACCACATAACATTATTAGTTCTACAAATACATATCAAACTTGTCTATCtgcaaaattagaaataacacAATTTGAAGTGATTAAAGAGAATTTGCCAAAAGAAGAAGCAATAAAAGAACTTAAAATATCAGCTAATTCACGGGATTCCACCTATTATACGAAATCTGATTCAGTTGAggataatgttaataaagataatatgaataaaaatatacatgaaaaaaagggaaatattgataatgaaaaatatttatcgaatagcGAGAACTCGAATGATAGCAATGCATCCacatcttcctcttcttcatcATCCTCtacatcatcatcatcatcatcgtcgtcgtcgccatcatcatcgtcatcgtcatcatcCTCGTCGTCATCATCTTCATCCTCATCATCATCAACATCGGTATTTTCACCTTCATCTACTTTgactaatttaaaaacaaaatcggTGGAAAAATCTCCTAATaagaaatgcaaaaaaatttcaaatcagaattgcattaatacaaattacGATTCAACACGGAAAATTACACACGTTTCAGAAACAATTAGTGAAAAAATGGCATGTTCAAcgatttcagaaaataattctttacagTTACAAATTAATCCAACCGATATGTTACATGCGGAAGAAACAATTATTGCTTTAAGAAAATGTGAATCTTCACCTTCAAAAGtattttcaatgttaaaaaatgaaaaagattataaatctaatatgaAAGAAACACCTGCCAAAAATGAGActttattgaatgaaatagatatttctGAGACTCCTAATAGTTCAAAGACTGGCATAGAAAATTTGACTAATTtatcttctaaaatttccgCATTAATAACTTCAGGAGAtcgacaaatattaaaatcaaatcaaaatttatgcaTAGAAAATTCTACaaccaaaaaattaaaacaaaaacctAATATAGTAGATATACAACATTTAAGATCTTCTTTGGTTAGTTTTAAACCAACTAAATCAATAAAACATTCTTCGATGTTACAGAAAAGACAAAAATCTCTTACTATAAATGAGAAATTAGTTGTACAATTGGAGGCCAAACGTCAACGTATGATAGcgaaatttcgtgaaattccTAAAACTAATCttagcaaagaaaaaaatcagcaaggaagaatcatttttaaaggtaaaaataatactagtttcaaaaagaaaagcaatcagtataaatatattcagaaaaatgagaataaatttaatgaaaagaaaaaaaaaaagaaaaagaaaaagaaaatagaagaatcacataatattaataatggtaatattaatactaacaacaataatgataataaatatagcaaTAGTAATGATTACGATCTtggtatcaataataataatattaataacggcaaaactaataatgatattatcaatgataataatgataaaaacgctaaattaaaacaattttccactaataattcaaaaagtgAAATCTATAATTCGgaaaattcaaaacaaaaagatattatcgattacaatgtacaaaataatgaaatgatatttgaaattacaaatCATGTGCCTACAGAAACAAAAGATGAtccaaagaatattattaaaatagcagTCGAGAATAATAAGATAgagaatcaaataattaataattcgaaagttATTGAAACTATAGAAACTAAAGAAACTATAAAATTGGATGcaacaaaaaatttagaacCGAAACACATTCAAGATAGAATTAGCACGGAAGTTGAAAAAtgtgagaataaaaaatatgatatagttacattgaatgaaaataaattcaatgatataaaaaatgaacataGTTCTAACGAAGAGGATACACGGGAATTAAAAGGGTATctaaaaaacgtaaaaaataatgaaaaacaaaaaataattttattaaagtctAAAGTTGATCAAATAAAACGAGATTTATTTAGTGATGAAGAAGAGGtgttaaagaaagaagaaacaaacttTTCAACTAATCAAAAAGACAATATTCCTACTGAAGTACTtgatactattaaaaatacagatatagaaaataacgATTCGGAAAATCCGAAGAGTTTATCATGTGTACTTCAATGTTTGCAGCTTGTTCCTACATGTAAACATGATTGTAAGATAGAATCTCAATGTACGaaatataatcgtaaaatGGATCTTAATGTAACTATTCCTAATTCGGTAGAATATCATTTTCTACATGACGAAGTaacatcttttaaaaaaagaaggcgAAGATATAGTAATCATGAATTGGaacttcaaattaatattgttttaaatgatcaaaattatgatgaaaatgTTAAAGTAATGACAGCTACTGATTAtgaagagatatttaatttaccgCCTAAATCTAGAAAAAGATTGGGAAATCGAAAATCACCAATTAAACATGAAAATAGTTGCGAaacatcgaataaaatttctatcgatactttaacaatgaaaaatgtgCATGCAAAACCTTTAGCAACTTCATCTCCATTGGAAAAACCATTTACatctacaataaaaaaaagtactatCAAAACTGCTactatgaatgaaaaaaatattgaagtacaacataataataaaaaacgattaaaaatagataaaattcgagaagataataaaa gtaacattattgcaaaaatttcaaaaagaaaaatatcagaattaaaagaaagtaaacag aCTGAAAAACGACAATGTACGACAGATCcacaaacattattaaataatttagatgtgGATAAGTTTTTAACTTCTGTTCATGGACCAGCATGA